The window ACCGGTCTGTGGACGACGGCCCGGGCAAGGGGCCTGCGCAGGGGTGAGCGGGTAGACTGAGACCAGTTCATGACGGTGCCGGAGGGGTCGCGAGACCCGGACGACCCGTCGGTCGCGATCCTCCGCACCGCGCCGGCTCCCTCGGGAGCCGGTTCGCGCGTGCGCGCCCGCGGCACCGCCTCCGAGCCAGGGAGCCCATCGCCCGTGACGGACCTGCCCGACCTGCCCACCGAGAACGACCAGCTGACCGAGCGGGTCGACGCCTCCCCGGGCACCTCGGAGTACGCGCTCCCGCCCGAGGACGGCGCCGCGGTCGACGACGCCGGGCTGAGCGGTGACGCCGAGGGGATCACCGGCCAGCCGCACCCCGACCTGGCCGCCGACGACGCGCGCTCGGAGTTCGACATCGCGCGGCTGCGCGCCTCGAACGTCGACGAGGGCGTCTACGACTCCTCGTCGATCACCGTGCTCGAGGGCCTCGAGGCCGTGCGCAAGCGCCCGGGCATGTACATCGGCTCGACCGGCGAGCGCGGCCTGCACCACCTGGTCTACGAGGTCGTCGACAACTCCGTCGACGAGGCGCTCGCCGGCTACTGCGACACCATCGACGTCGCGATCCTGGCCGACGGCGGCGTCCGCGTGATCGACAACGGCCGTGGCATCCCGGTCAAGGACCACCCGACCGAGCACATCCCGGCCGTCACGCTCGCACTGACCGTGCTGCACGCCGGCGGCAAGTTCGGCACGGGCGGCTACAAGGTGTCCGGCGGCCTGCACGGCGTCGGCGTCTCCGTGGTCAACGCGCTGTCGTCGCACCTGACCGTCGAGGTCCGCCGCGACGGCTACCGCTGGAGCCAGTCCTTCTCCCTCGGCGTGCCTGACGGGCCGCTGGAGCAGCACGAGGCGACCGACGAGACCGGCACGACCGTCACGTTCTACGCGAGCCCGGAGATCTTCGAGACGACCACGTACTCGTACGACACCCTGGTGGCCCGGTTCCGGGAGATGGCCTTCCTCAACAAGGGCCTGACGATCAACGTCCGCGACGAGCGCCCCGACCGGGTCGACGAGAACGGCGCCCTGTTCTCCGACTCCTTCTGCTACCTCGACGGGCTCGTCGACTACGTCAAGTACCTGACGGGCAGCAAGGAGACGCTCAACCCGTCGGTGATCGCGTTGGAGGCCGAGCGCGAGGCGCTGGGCATGAGCCTCGAGCTGGCGATGCAGTGGAACACCTCCTACCAGGAGTCGGTCCACACCTTCGCGAACACGATCAACACCCACGAGGGCGGCACCCACGAGGAGGGCTTCCGCACGGCGCTGACCAACACCGCCAACAAGTGGGGCGAGACCTGGGGCCTGATCAAGAAGCGCGAGGACCGGCTGTCGGGCGACGACATCCGCGAGGGCCTGACCGCGATCATCTCGGTCAAGCTGGCCGACCCGCAGTTCGAGGGCCAGACCAAGACCAAGCTCGGCAACACCCCGGTCCGCTCGTTCGTGGTGCAGGAGATGAACGACAAGCTCGGGGCCTGGTTCGAGGAGAACCCGACCGAGGGCAAGATCATCGTCCGCAAGGGCCAGGCCGCGGCCATCGCCCGCATCGCCGCCCGCAAGGCCCGTGACGCCGCCCGCGACCGCAAGGGCCTGCTCGGCCGCAGCGGCCTGCCCGGCAAGCTCAGCGACTGCCAGTCGACCAATCCCGCCGAGTGCGAGGTCTTCATCGTCGAGGGCGACTCGGCC of the Microlunatus antarcticus genome contains:
- the gyrB gene encoding DNA topoisomerase (ATP-hydrolyzing) subunit B; protein product: MARLRASNVDEGVYDSSSITVLEGLEAVRKRPGMYIGSTGERGLHHLVYEVVDNSVDEALAGYCDTIDVAILADGGVRVIDNGRGIPVKDHPTEHIPAVTLALTVLHAGGKFGTGGYKVSGGLHGVGVSVVNALSSHLTVEVRRDGYRWSQSFSLGVPDGPLEQHEATDETGTTVTFYASPEIFETTTYSYDTLVARFREMAFLNKGLTINVRDERPDRVDENGALFSDSFCYLDGLVDYVKYLTGSKETLNPSVIALEAEREALGMSLELAMQWNTSYQESVHTFANTINTHEGGTHEEGFRTALTNTANKWGETWGLIKKREDRLSGDDIREGLTAIISVKLADPQFEGQTKTKLGNTPVRSFVVQEMNDKLGAWFEENPTEGKIIVRKGQAAAIARIAARKARDAARDRKGLLGRSGLPGKLSDCQSTNPAECEVFIVEGDSAGGSAKGGRDPRIQAILPIRGKILNVEKARIDRIMQNNEVQAIISALGTGVHDDFDVAKLRYHKIVMMADADVDGAHIRTLLLTLMFRFMRPLIEGGFVYLAQPPLFKINWTNTTPQLAYDDAERDALLRAGEEAGHRLPKENKIQRYKGLGEMNPDQLWETTMDPDNRILLQVTLDDAARADEMFSILMGEDVDQRRQFIQRNAKDVRFLDI